The following is a genomic window from Colletotrichum lupini chromosome 5, complete sequence.
CAGCCGAAGGAGCGATGGAGGTTACAGATTTGGAGTCAGATCTTTCCGGCGAGATATTCAGGATTGAGAAGACGATCAGTCTGCGGGTGACGGAGGCAAAACTGAGACCGAAGCCTTGTTCTCCCGACGTTAGCTTCATCGACCGACAGCCCAAGGACGCAGACCCTTTGATGGGCAACTACCTGACAGAAGTCATACTGGATGGCGAGGTCCGCGCTCGATCAACGATCAAGACTGGAACCAAGAATCCATTTTGGCGGGAAGATTACCAATTTTCGGACCTTCCGCCGACTATGCCATTCCTTTCCATTATTCTGAAAAGAGTGGACGGGAACCTGGAAAGTTTCAGCCATCAACTGCAGGCATCACTTGGGCTGCCCAAGACGGGAAATCTGACTGAGATTCTTTGCGGCTCCGTTGACATCCCCTTGGACCATGTCGAACCCGGCAAAGACTTCGAGCGGTGGCTTGAGATCTATGACGAACGACAGCAGGTCATGGGCACAATGCTTGTGAAGCTCCATCACGAGGAGCTCGTTGTTCTTCATTCTAAGGAATACCAGGCGCTGTCAACTTTGCTTCATAGCTTTCCGTCCGGTCTGACCGCTCAGATTGCTGATGCGCTTCCCGGCAATTTGCGGCGGCTTTCCGAAATCTTTCTCAACATTTTTCAAGTGTCTGGTCATGCGAATGAATGGCTGCAAACACTAGTCGAAGACGAGATCGACGGTATTGGCGGCAGCCAAAACCAGATGAAGAAGTACCGATTCAGCAGCCGCTTGAAATCGAATGAGTCCATGGAGTCATCCAGTGACAGAGAGCAGATTCTTCGTGACATGGGTAAATCTCTTGCAGGAGAGGCCAACTTGTTGTTCAGAGGCAATACGCTGCTGACGCAAGCGCTTGAGTTCCATATGAGAAGATCAGGAAAGGAGTATCTCGAGCAGATGTTGCAAGCCAAGATTTTCGAGATCAACGAGACCAACCCCAACTGCGAAGTCGACCCAAGCAAGCTCAAACCTGGTGAAAACATTCAGGAGCACTGGACAAGACTGATTCAGCTGACAACGGAGGTGTGGCAATGTATTTGCAAGGAGCCCACGAAATGCCCACCGGAACTTCGCTCAATCCTCAAATATGTACGAGCCGTGGCTGAAGATCGCTACGGCGACTGGCTACGAACCGTCACTTACACGAGCGTGTCGGGCTTCTTGTTCCTCCGTTTCATTTGCCCGGCGATTTTGAGCCCCAAGCTCTTTGGTCTGTTGAGGGATCACCCTAGACCCAGAGCACAGCGAACGCTCACACTGGTTGCCAAGGCACTTCAGGCCCTTGGAAACCTGTCTACGTTTGGTAAGAAGGAAGAATGGATGGAGCCAATGAACAAATTTCTGGGCTCCAACCGTCAGTCGGTCAAGGACTACATTGACACGATCTGCGCCATCCCCGTCGAACGCAACAAGGTTGCCCTGGGTCCATCTTATTCGACACCTATCGCGATTCTTGGACGACTATCACCAACGGCACGAGAAGGGTTCCCTGCACTGCCTCACTTGATTGATCACGCTCGCAATTTCGCAGCGCTAGTTAAGATGTGGACTGAGGCCAATCCCATCGGAAATGGGGAGGTAGTCAAACCTGTAGGCGGTGAAGACGACATTCTCATCTTCAATGAAATGTGTCTGGTGTTACAGGAGCGCGCCGACCTATGCTACTCGAAGTTGGATGGCTCGTCTCACGAGACTGCATCCCTTCCTGCCTCCGACTTCGCCGACGCTATGGATCATAACTCTGCCATCTTGGATTCCATGAGCCTTTCCACGCATCACAACAATCACTCAGCACCGACCTCAGCGAACACGTCTACAGTTTGGCTTGACCAAGACAATTACCAACCACCTGGTTCGGCTGGCAGCGACGTATTGATCGATGTTCCTACGCGAAGAAGTCGTGAGCACCGTCGTGGCCGAGATTTCAGCTCCCTGCGGCAAGCGGCTGGACATTCAGAGCACGCGTCTTCGCATTTGGCTACGCTCAAGCGGAATGGTAGGGCTACTCGTCATATTCTGTCTGGCATCATGAAGCCGTTCGGGCGGAGCGATTCACCTGAGTCGTCTCCATCAACAACACGCGGCAAGAATCTCGACCGATCATGGAACACTGGCTATTGATGTTCCTTATTTACCACTCATTTCCCTTTGTTCATTACTATTTCGATACACACGCACACGAACCAAAACCAAAAAAACTTCAATGGTCGAATGACGAGCCAAAGTCTCTGCATTCTTAACGAGGAGGATGTCTGGATACGCCCAGCTTGGAGCGTCAAGAGAGTGCGGAAGGGCAGCGCCTCTTCTGCATTACTATCACCTGCGCCGGAATCGAGGGCAGTCTTGGGTGGGCAAGGATCGACTGAACTTACCTCTGGCGTTTCTCCATTTGCACAATGTTCATCAATGGAGCCTGCTTGGGAAGGTTCCTTTCTACTTGTTGATGCATTCGGTTGGAGGGAGGGTCGGCCCTATTTGTTTTTCACTTTCTTCTTACACCCAAACCCATCCCGTGTTcgtctcttcttcctcgccaACTTTTCTTGAGCTGGTTGGAGGGTAGGTAGCCGTCGCAACATGGGCCACGAATGAATATACCCAGACATATCATGACTAGCATTTACGTGTCTTGCCTCAGCCTCACGCCACGAGACTCTTCACAGCATATTTCATTTCCCTTTAGAACAAAACGAAACGAGCAATGTGTATAATATAATGATATTGAACTTTCAGTCGAGGTATCTACCCATGAATTTTCTTTGTGTTTTCCAGTGCCTGCTTCTCTTTACGCCCCGAGTTGTTCCAATTAATTAAGAGAATTCCCTTGTTTTTAGTCGCCCAGATCATAGAATCGTCATCCACCAGTCTTCGCTCTGCCTCATACCATCACAGTCGCACTGCTTCTATGCCGTGTTTCCCCGTCCAGCCCCCGGTGCGGTACGTGCTGCGCCCTCGCTGAGTGGCTCCATCTATTGGAAGAACTTCTTGTAAGCCGCCTTCTCCTTGGCCGCACGGGCGGCCGCCTTCTGCTTGACGGCATTAAGCTCGTGGAGAATGACCTTATCATCCGGCACGAGCTTGTGCGCCTCTTCAAGATCCTTAATGGCGTTCTCCTCGTCCTTAAGGCGGACGTTGGCGAAGCCGCGGCGGTAGAGGGCCTTGGCGCGGTCAGCGTCCTTGGTTCCGGATACATCAAGGGCGTACGTAGCCGTCTTCGCTGCATCATCCCAGGCCTCGAGCTTGATGTTGAGCAGGGCCGAGTTGTTGTTGAGGGTAAAGCGGAGAGCTTGGAGTTCCGCCTTGGTAGTAGCGGGCTCCTTCTCCAAGTCGGGCTCCTCGTTGATGTAGCGCAGGCCCTTTTGGTACTTCTCGAGACCGAGGTTGAAGTCGCCAGCCTTGAAGGCCTTGTTGCCGTAATCCTTGCAGGCGGCAGCAAT
Proteins encoded in this region:
- a CDS encoding GTPase-activator protein for Ras-like GTPase, with the translated sequence MRTNHGMSMAPPGMDGRTYHNGVHNVTPRLNWQQSQNQNLSADSLSRGMERVSNSNLRTSFRSNHPSNPTIRAVTPEYHHPDLSPTPSANAAFDPTVPPQIPRGITSNSPQTSPRSIPGDFSRRQGMVFNDTYGGSSYENNSTSPPLRQQSSFRPRTHTMDGALRQQFMNAASREGRQRVGSFSSSGSQPLYDDARSPPPPIESLGFPSVIPARHSEIPLGVANSLKEKKLSTKRLIKRQSSRPTSPPTSSTPSVDSLPIPVPTENANNILLMMKNLCGRMRGEIEFQTDPRGPWQLGIAYVDEEKGSLMFDSGHDGPFHIPLISDLRGCRVAPVILPDGKRCLDVSCPIQPPLDLLIHPLLAEETDLWLAALLCWQQLRPPKVKLSNGNRSPAPTALRPAVRRRGSENGTAKTTTAFIKVGQVRLWDKGLANSPRAIVKRPSTRDLRSPTTSWRVVSLLLQENGEVRLTTRDGEAVIAVVELSQLSRCAIQQLNRSVLDEEYCIGIFPHYSPISTQLSIFRPVYIALDNRLLFEVWFVLLRAFALPDIFRLDSPSAEGAMEVTDLESDLSGEIFRIEKTISLRVTEAKLRPKPCSPDVSFIDRQPKDADPLMGNYLTEVILDGEVRARSTIKTGTKNPFWREDYQFSDLPPTMPFLSIILKRVDGNLESFSHQLQASLGLPKTGNLTEILCGSVDIPLDHVEPGKDFERWLEIYDERQQVMGTMLVKLHHEELVVLHSKEYQALSTLLHSFPSGLTAQIADALPGNLRRLSEIFLNIFQVSGHANEWLQTLVEDEIDGIGGSQNQMKKYRFSSRLKSNESMESSSDREQILRDMGKSLAGEANLLFRGNTLLTQALEFHMRRSGKEYLEQMLQAKIFEINETNPNCEVDPSKLKPGENIQEHWTRLIQLTTEVWQCICKEPTKCPPELRSILKYVRAVAEDRYGDWLRTVTYTSVSGFLFLRFICPAILSPKLFGLLRDHPRPRAQRTLTLVAKALQALGNLSTFGKKEEWMEPMNKFLGSNRQSVKDYIDTICAIPVERNKVALGPSYSTPIAILGRLSPTAREGFPALPHLIDHARNFAALVKMWTEANPIGNGEVVKPVGGEDDILIFNEMCLVLQERADLCYSKLDGSSHETASLPASDFADAMDHNSAILDSMSLSTHHNNHSAPTSANTSTVWLDQDNYQPPGSAGSDVLIDVPTRRSREHRRGRDFSSLRQAAGHSEHASSHLATLKRNGRATRHILSGIMKPFGRSDSPESSPSTTRGKNLDRSWNTGY